The nucleotide sequence AGATCCACTTGTCCGCTTGTGTCTCTTGAGCGTTCGAGGACTCCGAAACCGGCCTTCGATCGGAGCGGGCGGCCGGCGTGCCCGTCATCGGGGTATCGACGTTGACGCATCAGGACTTCCCGCCGATGACCAGACTCCCCCTCGTCCGGTTCCCAAGCCCGACTCGCGATGAGCGGGGAAACTTCACCGGCGGTTTCGGTCTCGTCAACGGGTTCGCCCGCGCCGGACGCCTCACCGTCGAGCAGGAACCGTTCCGCCGGACGAACAACGAGCGAGTCGACGGCTGCCTGGCGGTCCTGGTTCCGTGTGAAACGAGGACGAGCACCAGATCGTCGTCGTGCCCGGAAAAAGAAAAGGAGGACTAGCCCACGGTGGGCAAGTCCTCCTTCGTCGAGTCCGGTTCAGCTCTTGCGAGAAATCGCCCGCCCCACGAGGCCGGCGAAGACCGATCCGAGAGTGGCGCCGGACGCCTCGATCGCCACCGGGACGATCGACGTCTCGGTCAGGCCCGGCGACAGGTTCACCGCGAGGAAGTAAACCGTGCCGTCTTCGGCGACCACGGCGTCGGTGCGGGAGATGTCGCGAAGCCCGAGTTGCCGGTGCACGGCGACGGCCAGCTCGCCGACCGCCTTGGCGGCGTCGTCGGGGATCCGCGCGGGGGTGAAGAAGTCGGTCAGCCCGGCGGTGTAGCGGGCGGTGTAGTCGTACACGCCGCTCTCCGGCACGATCTCGACCGCGGGCAGGGCTTCGGGTCCTTCTTCACCTTCGATGACCGTCACGGCCACCTCGACGCCGGACACGAACTTCTCGGCGAGAACGGTGTCGCCGTAAGCGAAGCAGCCGACCATCGCGCCGGGCATCTCGGCGGCGTCCCTCACGACCTGGGCGCCCAGCGCCGAACCGCCCTGGTCCGGCTTGAGGATCATGGGCAAGCCCAGCGTTTCGACCATCGAGTCGAGCACGGCCTGCGCGCCGAGTTCGCGGAAGGTGCTGTGCGGCAGCACGACCCAGTCCGGCGTGGTGAAGCCCGCGTCGGCTACGAGCGCCTTGGCAGTCGGCTTGTCCCACGCGCGGCGGCAGCCCCGCGAGCTGGTGCCCACGTAAGGCACGTCGAGCATCTCCAGCACTGTCTGCACCGCGCCGTTCTCCCCCTCACCACCGTGAAGAGCGACAATGGCCGCGTCGGGCCGCTGGGTGCGAAGACGTTCGAGCAGGCCCGCGTCGGTGTCCCACTCCTCGACGATGAGACCTTCCGCCCGCAACGCGACCGAGAGCCGGCGTCCGGAGCGGAGAGAGACATCGCGTTCGTGGGAAAGTCCGCCTGCGAGTACGGCAACGGTGCGGTCGACCACCGAAACTCCTTTGTGCTTGGGGACGTCCGGCCGATCAGACCGTGTCCGGAGAGGGGTTCTGCGGCCCCGAGATCGAGCGTGGGCTCGCGTTGCCGAAGGTACGCGCAAGGTCCATTTCGGACTCGAGCACCGCGGCGAGCCGCCGGACGCCTTCGCGGATCCGCTCGGGCGTCGGGTAGCAGTAGGAAAGTCGAAGTTGTCTGCTGCCGAAACCGTCGGCGTAGAAACCGGTTCCGGAGGCGTACGCGACGCGGGCCGTGACGGCTCGCGGCAGCATCGCCTTCGTGTCCACACCTTCGGGTACGGTCATCCAGACGTAGAAACCGCCATCGGGTTTGGTCCAGCTGCAACCGGCGGGCATGTGCTGATCGAGCGCGGACAGGATCGCGTCCCGGCGCTCCCGGTAATTCTCGCGGAAAGTCTTGATCTGACCCATCCAGTCATGCGTCGCGAGGTATCGCGACACGATCAACTGGTTAAGCGTCGGGGGGCACAGCGTCGCGGACTCGGCCGCGAGCACGAGTTTCTCCCGGACGGCATGCGGCGCGAGCACCCAGCCGACCCGCAGGCCGGAAGCGAACGTCTTCGAGAAAGAGCCCAGGTAAACGACGTTGTCGGGGTCGATCGAGCGGAGCGCGGGGTACGTCTGCCCGCTGAAGCCGAGCAGCCCGTACGGGTTGTCCTCGACGATGAGGATGTCGTTCTCCCGGCAGATCTCCACGATCTCCGCGCGCCGCTCGACGGCCAGGGTGACGCCGCCGGGGTTGTGGAAGTTGGGGATCGTGTAGAGGAACTTGACCCGGCGTCCCGCTTTCCGTGTCTCCGCGAGCGCGGCACGAAGCCCCTCGGGGACGAGGCCGTGATCGTCCATCGCGACGTGGACGACGTCCGCCTGATACGCGGCGAACGACCCGAGCGCGCCGACGTAGGACGGGCCCTCGGCGATGATGACGTCACCCGGATCGCAGAACAGCCGGGTGACCATGTCGAGCCCCATCTGGGAGCCGACCGTCACGACGACGTCGTCCGGGTGGGCCTTGATGCCCTCGAGGGCCATGATTTCGCAGATCTGCTCACGCAGCGACGGGATGCCGTGCGCGGAGCCGTACTGGAGCGCGACCAGGCCTTCCTGGGCGATGAGCTCGCCGACCTGCGCGGACAGCGTGTCCAACGGGAGCGCGGCGAGGTTCGGCATCCCGCCGGCGAGCGACACCACTTCGGGGCGACTGGCCACCGCGAACAAGGCCCTGATCTCGGAAGCAGTCATCCCGGCCGTACGCGCGGCGTAGCGGTCGAGATGAGGGTCGAGGTTGTGTCGGCCGGGCTCCGGCCGGACAGGGCGATTCTCGGTCATCAGGCGCTTCACCCGTGCTTCGAAGTGGACATAGTCGCTACCGACTGGTAGTTCCATCGAGTGTAACCACCCTCCCTTGAGGGGCCCTGGCCTTCCGGTGTTCATCACATCGGCCTATCCTCGGTCTGGACCCCTTCGGTGAGCCCTGTTCGGGACAAGGCTGCGTCGGGTGCTCTTCATTCAGGGAGGTTTGTCTGTGTCGCGTCGCGTCGTGGGCGTAACCCTGGACAACCTCGAACACCTGCCCAAGAGCTGCCGCCGCTGCGTGTACTGGGAGCTGGCGCCGCATATGAAGGCGCAGGCCGAGGAATACGGCGCGACCGAGGTCGAAAAGGAAGCCTGGGTCTCCAGCGTGCTGTTGGAGTGGGGTTCCTGTGGCCGGATCGTCTACAGCGACACCCTGCCCGTCGGCTTCGTGCTCTACGCGCCGCCGAACGCCGTGCCGCGCTCGCTGGCCTTCCCGACTTCGCCTCCTGGCCCCGACGCCGTCCTGCTGACCGCCTTCCAGGTGCTTCCCGAATTTCAGGGCGGCGGGCTCGGCCGGATGCTGGTGCAGGCCGTCGCGAAGGACCTCACCAAACGCGGTGTCCGCGCGATCGAGGCCTTCGGGGACGCCAAGCCCGAAGAGACCGATCCGGACGGCGGGCACAGTTGCGTGCTGCCCGCCGCGTTCCTGCAGAGCGTCGGGTTCAAGACCGTGCGCCCGCACCCGCGGTGGCCGCGGCTGCGGCTGGAACTGCGCTCGGCGATCTCGTGGAAGGAAGACGTGGAGGCGGCCCTCGAACGGCTGCTCGGCCAGGTCTCCATCACGACGGCCGAGCCGAGCATGGGCCGCGCCTGACCTTCCGCGCCGCCCTTCATCGCCCGCTTTAGCAGAGTTTTCGAGCGCGCGCAGCGACCATCCCCCGGCTTGGGGACAGCTGTGGGTAACCCGCCGAGTTATCCACAGATCGCTGATAGGAGCGGTGGAAAATCTGTGGATGGGTAGGCTGGACCTGGGGACGCCCCCCGGGAAGGGCGGGGGCTGCGCGCCGGGTGGAGCTAGGGGTGGCGTGCCCGGGCGAGAGGGCACACAACCGGTTGTGCCGAGGGCTTCGGCAGAAAGATGTGCGCCCGCGTGCGGGTGTGGAGGACTGGCTACTCCGCTTTGGCGAGTTCGTGGGCCAGGACGTCCGCGAAGGTGAACGTGCCGGTCGGCTGGTCCCCTTCGCCGAGGAGGTACAGGCGCTTCACGGCGACCAGGATGCCTTCGGCGACGACGTCGCGGAAAGCCGGGTCCGCCAGTTTGCGGCTGTCTTCCGGGTTGGTCAGGTAACCGATCTCGATCCGCACCGCCGGGCAGCGCGTGCGGGTGAAGATCTCCCAGGTCTTGTAGTGCGTGCGGCAGTCGAGCATGCCGGTGCGGGCGGCCAGTTCGCGCTGGATGAAGCCCGCCAGCAGCTCACCGACGGTCGACGTGGTGCCGTTGCCGGTGCCGAAGTGGAAGCTCGCGACCCCCTGCGCCTTGGGCGAGGGGTTCTTGTCGTTGTGCAGCGAAAGGAACAGGTCGGCGCCCGCCTCGTTCGCGAACTTCGCCCGCTCACCCTCCGTCGGGCTCTGGTTCGGGCCGCGCGAGATCAGCGCCTCCATACCCGTGGCCTGCATCCGGCCTTCGAGCCGCCGAGCCAGATCCCAGGCGATGTCCGCTTCACGCAGACCGCTCGCGACGACCCCGAGGTCATCGCCGCCGTGGCCCGGGTCGATCACGATGCGCTTGCCGCGCAGCCGGGGGCCGGCCTGCCGCACCTGCTCCTGCTCGCGCAGGAAAACGGGGCGGCCGCCGCGGGCGCGCGGCGAAGAGAGCCGGTGCAGCTCGCGGATGGTGGCCGGGCCGCACATACCGTCGGCGACCAGGCGCATGTCGCGCTGGAAGGTCTTGAGGGCGCGCTCGGTCTGGGGACCGAAGTGCCCGTCGGGGCGTCCGGCGTCGAAGCCCAGCTCGGTCAGCCGCTCCTGGAGCGCGAAGACGTCGTCACCCTGCATGGGGGCGGAGAACATGTAGGTCAGCGGCCGGCTGCCGAGATGGAAGCCGGCGCCGCGAAGCGCCTGATAGGTCGCCGGACCCACCAGACCGTCGGTGATGAGCCCACGGCGCTGCTGGAACGCCCGCACGGCATGTTCCATCGCCGTGTCGAAGACCTCGTACTCCCCGGATTCGGTCACCGGCGGGAGCAGCTCCATCGCCGCCAGCGTGGACCTGATCTCGGCGACGTCCGGTCCGGCGTCACCGCGGCGGAGTACCCGCATGCACTCCTCGCTCTTCCCTTTGGGCACCGATCGAGCTCGATGCACGACTGTGAAAATCCTGCGGGGCGAACCCCGGTGCTCTATTGTGCCCTGTGAACTCTCGGTGAGCGCGGAGGCCCGGTCGGTGCGTCAAGTGCCCGTTCGTGGAACCCGTCCAGGCGTCGCCGTAACGAAGAGATGTACCCAATCCCCGTGACGACGAAACCCGGAGCCTGGGCAGGCCCCGGGTTTCGGCTGGTGAAACGCGAGATCAGAGGACGTCGGCGAGATCCGACAGCAGCGCGGCCTTCGGCTTGGCGCCGACGATCTGCTTCACCGGCTTGCCGCCCTGGAACAGGATCAGCGTCGGGATCGACATCACCTGGTAGTCACGCGCAGTGTTCGGGTTGGCGTCGATGTCGAGCTTCGCGACGGTCAGCTTCTCGCCGTTCTCCGCCGCGATCTCTTCGAGCACCGGGGCGACCATCTTGCACGGACCGCACCAGGTCGCCCAGAAGTCGACCAAGACGGGCTTCTCGCTCGTCAGCACGTCGTCGACGAAGCTCTTGTCGGTCACCGTCACGGTGTTGGCCATGGTGTCTCCTTCTGGATGGTGAAACTCCGGTGTGGGAAAAGTCAGTTGGTGGTGGCGCCGTAGCCGCCACCCACCAGCTCAGGGGTCTCCTGGGCGGCCTCGACACCGGCGTGCTCCGCCAGCCATCGTTCCGCGTCGATCGCCGCGGCGCAGCCCGAGCCCGCGGCGGTGATCGCCTGCCGGTACGTGCGGTCGACCAGGTCGCCCGCGGCGAAAACGCCGGGAAGGTTCGTGTACGAGGTGCGGCCCTTGGTGAGCACGTAGCCGTCCTCGTCGAGGTCCACCTGGCCGCGCACCAGCTCGCTGCGCGGGTCGTGACCGATCGCGACGAAGAACCCGGTCACGTCCAGCTTGGACTCCTCGCCGGTCACCGTGTCCTTGAGCTTCAGGCCCTCGACCTTGCCTTCACCCTCGACCTCGGTGATCTGCTTGTTGAGCGCCCACTTGATCTTCTCGTTCTCGCGGGCGCGCTCCAGCATGATCTTGGAGGCGCGGAACTCCTCGCGGCGGTGGACGATCGTGACGGACTTGGCGAACTTCGTCAGGAAGGTCGCCTCCTCCATCGCCGAGTCGCCGCCGCCGGCGACCACGATGTCGTGGTCACGGAAGAAGAAACCGTCGCAGGTGGCGCAGGCCGAAACACCGCGGCCGAGCAGCTCCTGCTCGCCGGGCACGTTCAGATAGCGGGCCGCGGCGCCCATCGAGAGCACGACCGCGCGGGCCGCGTAGCGCTTGCCGTTCGCGAAGACGTACTTGACGTCACCGGTCAGCTCGACGGACTCGACGTCTTCCTGGCGCAGGTCGGCGCCGAAACGCTTGGCCTGCTCCCGCATCTCTTCCATGAGGTCGGGACCCTGGATGCCTTCGCGGAAGCCGGGGAAGTTCTCGACCTCCGTCGTCGTCATCAGCGCACCGCCGAACTGGGTGCCCTCGAACACCAGTGGTTCGAGCTGCGCCCGTGCCGCGTAGACAGCGGCGGTGTATCCCGCAGGACCCGACCCCACAATGATCAGGTTCCTGATCTCCTCGGCAGCCACCCGTGACCTCCGCTCGTAGTGACCTGTTCACCAGGCTCAACACGATCGTAGGGGCCGGTGTTCCCGCGGTGACCGGCGCTACTTTCTCCCGCCATGCGCCGAGGCGGAGATCCGACCTCTAGCGCCGCTAGGAAAGCTAGCGCGGTAGCAAAGGTCCCTCGCTCCCCCCCGAAATGGGGCTGGTGGGGAGCGAGGGACCAGTGAGGTTTCGGTCGGTTACTTCTGTCCGATGATTTTGTCGAACAGGACCGCCGGGTTGCCGGGGCCGCAGTCGGCACCGAAAGCGACGATGCGGAACTGGGCCAGTTTGCCTGTGGTGTAGATCACCATCACGCCGTCCTTGCCCGCGACGTTCACCGGCCGGATGCCCTCCGGCCGTACGTCGGCATCCATGCCGGCAGCGGCCACGCAGGCGTCGAGGCGCTCTTCGGTCTTCAGCGAGCCGAAGTCGCGGACGCCGATCGCCTTGCCGACGAGGGCTTCGGCGCCACCGCCGTCTCCGCCGACCGAAGGTCCGGAAGTAGCCGACGGCGCGGGTTGGGCGATACCGCCCGAATCCGGCTCCCGGGTGGTCGGGACGACGATCGCCACGGCGGCGATGGCCGCAGCCGCCACGGTCGCTATCCCGGCACCCCAGCCGATCCGCTTGTTCCGCCGCCGCCGTGCGGCCGCGAGGTCCACCACCGGGGCGACCTGCTCCTGCTGCCCTTCAGATGCGCCTTGAAACGCAGGCGTCACCCGCATTTCGGCGGCCAGCGCGGCGTCGATCCGGGCCGCGTACTCCGCCGGCATCGGTGCGACCGGCTCGTTCGCGAGTTCCGCGAGGTCGGCCGTGGTCGCTTCGAGTGCTTCGATGATCGCCAGTGCTTCGGGGTCGGCGTTCACCCGCGGCCACAGCTCGGCCGCTTCCCGCTCGTCCAGCACACCTGCGTGCAGGTCGGCGAGCACATCGACAGACCACGGCGGACCGACGGTCCCACCGATCCCCCTGCTCTCGTCTGTCATCGTCCCTCCCCGTCACCCGGCGTGCCCTGAGGACGCCTGGCACCCCGTTGCGGGGTAGCGCGCTCTCGTTTGCTTTCGTGAGTTGGGACGTTCGCAATCGCATCGGGGTTCCGTAGATGTCCGAGAACCTTCGCGAGCTTTCCGCGACCTCGGGCACACCGGCTCTTGACCGTGCCCTCGGCGATGCCGAGCATCTTCGCCGTCTCGGCGACGGAGTATCCCTCGACGTCGACCAACACGATCGGGGCACGCTGCTCTTCGGGGAGCTGGTCGAGGGCTTCCTTGACGACCAGGCTCGTCTCGCGTTCCGACATCGAGTCACGCGGTGAAGCGGGCTCGTTGAACTGCCCGGTCTCGGGCAGTGGAACGGTCGGTCTGGCCTTGCCCCGCCGGATGCGGTCGAGGCACGCGTTCACGACGATACGGTGCAACCACGTCGTGACCTGCGATTCGGCTCTGAAGTTGCCCGCTGCTCGGAACGCGGAGATGAACGCGTCCTGCAGGGCGTCCGCGGCTTCTTCCGGATCCCGCAAGGTGCGCAGGGCTACCGCCCACATGCGGTCTCGATGTCGCTGGACCAGTTCACTGAACGCGTGCGGGTCTCCAGCGGCATGCGCCGCTATGAGACCCGCGTCCGTGGGAGCTGCAGCTGTCACCCGGGAGAGCCTACTGACTCGGACGTATCACTCGAACGCGACGTGCACAGCCAGGTGACGACACGCGCGCGCGTGTTCGCCGAAAGCTCGGATCCGCCGTCACCCCGCAGGCAGGAAGGTCAGCTCTTTGACTTCGGTGACGAACTTTCCGCCCTCGTCTTCACCCAGCTGAGTGATCCAGAGGATGAAGTACTGACCCTGCTGTGGCTGCTGCAACGCGATGGTCGATTCGCCCGCCGCGAGGTCTCCGGACCCGACCACCTTCGTCTCGTCGAGCTTGGGGTTCTTCTTGTCGGCGGAGCGGATCTCGACCTTGGAACCGGGGCTCGCGGCGTCGATCTTGACCTGGGTGAGGTTGATCGGGTCCTTGAAGGTCACGACCAGCCCGACGCCGTCCTTGAGTACCGGGAACTGCTTGTCGTACTGGTCGGTCTTCCACGAGGTGACCGTGTCGCCGTCGGTGGCGTTCCTGGCCTTGCCGGGGCTGTCGCCCTTGCTGCCCGGGTTGAAGACGGCCACGGCCGACGGCTTCACCGCGGCACCCACGGCGGGGGACGGCTTCTGCTGGGCGGGCGGCGGCTGTTCACCCGAGGGCGGCGCGACCTGCGAAGAGGACGCGGCGACGTTGATCTTCGGACCGCTGGACTTCGACTCGCCCTGGAACAGGTTGATCAGCATCATCCCGCCCCAGGCGAGGATGACCACGGTCGCGACGACCAGCACGGTCACGCCGAACGCCAGCTTCTTGCGCCGCGCGACGTCCTTGACCGGCTTCTTCGTCGTCCAGACCGTGCCGTCCGATTCGGCCACGGCCTCTTCCTCGCCGACGGC is from Amycolatopsis lurida and encodes:
- a CDS encoding GNAT family N-acetyltransferase, with the translated sequence MSRRVVGVTLDNLEHLPKSCRRCVYWELAPHMKAQAEEYGATEVEKEAWVSSVLLEWGSCGRIVYSDTLPVGFVLYAPPNAVPRSLAFPTSPPGPDAVLLTAFQVLPEFQGGGLGRMLVQAVAKDLTKRGVRAIEAFGDAKPEETDPDGGHSCVLPAAFLQSVGFKTVRPHPRWPRLRLELRSAISWKEDVEAALERLLGQVSITTAEPSMGRA
- a CDS encoding PLP-dependent aminotransferase family protein, which codes for MTENRPVRPEPGRHNLDPHLDRYAARTAGMTASEIRALFAVASRPEVVSLAGGMPNLAALPLDTLSAQVGELIAQEGLVALQYGSAHGIPSLREQICEIMALEGIKAHPDDVVVTVGSQMGLDMVTRLFCDPGDVIIAEGPSYVGALGSFAAYQADVVHVAMDDHGLVPEGLRAALAETRKAGRRVKFLYTIPNFHNPGGVTLAVERRAEIVEICRENDILIVEDNPYGLLGFSGQTYPALRSIDPDNVVYLGSFSKTFASGLRVGWVLAPHAVREKLVLAAESATLCPPTLNQLIVSRYLATHDWMGQIKTFRENYRERRDAILSALDQHMPAGCSWTKPDGGFYVWMTVPEGVDTKAMLPRAVTARVAYASGTGFYADGFGSRQLRLSYCYPTPERIREGVRRLAAVLESEMDLARTFGNASPRSISGPQNPSPDTV
- the sigM gene encoding RNA polymerase sigma factor SigM; the protein is MTAAAPTDAGLIAAHAAGDPHAFSELVQRHRDRMWAVALRTLRDPEEAADALQDAFISAFRAAGNFRAESQVTTWLHRIVVNACLDRIRRGKARPTVPLPETGQFNEPASPRDSMSERETSLVVKEALDQLPEEQRAPIVLVDVEGYSVAETAKMLGIAEGTVKSRCARGRGKLAKVLGHLRNPDAIANVPTHESKRERATPQRGARRPQGTPGDGEGR
- a CDS encoding D-alanine--D-alanine ligase family protein; the protein is MVDRTVAVLAGGLSHERDVSLRSGRRLSVALRAEGLIVEEWDTDAGLLERLRTQRPDAAIVALHGGEGENGAVQTVLEMLDVPYVGTSSRGCRRAWDKPTAKALVADAGFTTPDWVVLPHSTFRELGAQAVLDSMVETLGLPMILKPDQGGSALGAQVVRDAAEMPGAMVGCFAYGDTVLAEKFVSGVEVAVTVIEGEEGPEALPAVEIVPESGVYDYTARYTAGLTDFFTPARIPDDAAKAVGELAVAVHRQLGLRDISRTDAVVAEDGTVYFLAVNLSPGLTETSIVPVAIEASGATLGSVFAGLVGRAISRKS
- the trxB gene encoding thioredoxin-disulfide reductase, yielding MAAEEIRNLIIVGSGPAGYTAAVYAARAQLEPLVFEGTQFGGALMTTTEVENFPGFREGIQGPDLMEEMREQAKRFGADLRQEDVESVELTGDVKYVFANGKRYAARAVVLSMGAAARYLNVPGEQELLGRGVSACATCDGFFFRDHDIVVAGGGDSAMEEATFLTKFAKSVTIVHRREEFRASKIMLERARENEKIKWALNKQITEVEGEGKVEGLKLKDTVTGEESKLDVTGFFVAIGHDPRSELVRGQVDLDEDGYVLTKGRTSYTNLPGVFAAGDLVDRTYRQAITAAGSGCAAAIDAERWLAEHAGVEAAQETPELVGGGYGATTN
- a CDS encoding N-acetylmuramoyl-L-alanine amidase; its protein translation is MRVLRRGDAGPDVAEIRSTLAAMELLPPVTESGEYEVFDTAMEHAVRAFQQRRGLITDGLVGPATYQALRGAGFHLGSRPLTYMFSAPMQGDDVFALQERLTELGFDAGRPDGHFGPQTERALKTFQRDMRLVADGMCGPATIRELHRLSSPRARGGRPVFLREQEQVRQAGPRLRGKRIVIDPGHGGDDLGVVASGLREADIAWDLARRLEGRMQATGMEALISRGPNQSPTEGERAKFANEAGADLFLSLHNDKNPSPKAQGVASFHFGTGNGTTSTVGELLAGFIQRELAARTGMLDCRTHYKTWEIFTRTRCPAVRIEIGYLTNPEDSRKLADPAFRDVVAEGILVAVKRLYLLGEGDQPTGTFTFADVLAHELAKAE
- the trxA gene encoding thioredoxin, with translation MANTVTVTDKSFVDDVLTSEKPVLVDFWATWCGPCKMVAPVLEEIAAENGEKLTVAKLDIDANPNTARDYQVMSIPTLILFQGGKPVKQIVGAKPKAALLSDLADVL